The Chryseobacterium sp. JV274 sequence CCGTATAATACCCTCGGGCGTTTACTTCATGGGATACTTCGGTAATCGTAAGTTTTGTAAAATAAGAAGTCTGACTGGTATCCGGTTTCCTCATTTCAATATCAGCAAGACAACCTGGATATAAAAACGGAACGGTTGTATTTCCTGAAACAGTAAATACTTCTACGGCAGCACTTCCGGCAGCGCTTTTCTGAGAATCACTCACATCCACAAACATATTGGCATTGATAGGCGCCGGAGAAAGTGAATGGGTTTTAAAAATATTATTATTCAGTTCATAAGCCTTGGACGGAATTTCTCCCAAATGTCTGATATTATTTTCAGAGCCTTCCATTTTTGTGTGGCTGCTGCTGTTATATCCAAAAAACCGGGGATTGGTATGGACAGCGTTCAGCTCCACCTGAACGTCTGTTGCATTGCTTCCATATACAAGCCTGATCGGTTTTTCTGAAGGGGGAAGCTTTCCGAAATGAAGGACTTCACCATCATAATAAAACTGTTCTCCGTAGGCTTCTGCAGTTCTTGCAAGATAATTATAATGGGTTTCGTTATATTGTGCACTATAATTAATATAGCTTTTATTTTGAGTATCTACTCTGAAATCAAACTTCTCAGATCCCAGTGCTTCTTTACATATTTTATTGGCAATGATTCCGGTATTAACAGCCTGATCCCCTCCAAAACTTTGAGTATGGGGAGCGGCATCCATAAGAATGGTAGGGCTCTGACCTCTCAGTACAATATTTCCCAGACTCATTTTTTCCTGGCTGAATGCCGCTTTAGTGATGACCCCCACAAAAGTTCTTTCAGGGCTTTCACTTTCATAATCTTTGTATTTAAAGACAATCGTAATCCTCTTTCCCAAAAACTGACGTGCTTGTTCCAGGGTATGGTTTTGGGCTTCTCCAAGAGAATCATGGGCTAGAATAAGTTCAAAATTGTGATGTCTTCTGGCACTTTGCTGTAAGCGGAAATGCTTGAAGTGTTTGATAATTTTGCCTTCAATCACAATATCCAGCTTTACCACACGGTTGATTCCGGGAATATGATTCTCAGAAATCTTATCAGAATTCGAGGCATTTTTATTCATAGTGATTAGGTGTTTTTTTTCAGAACATTTTTTTAAATAAACAGTCGTTCTATAAGGTTAAAAAAGGCAGAACAGCATCCCTTGGACCGGGTGTACTATTCTGCCTGATATTTAAATTCTGAGTAGGCTTAAGAAGGCCATGCTCCGAAATAAGAAGAATTCCCCAGATCTATCTGTTCTGCACTTATTATAAAACTGATGTACATACTGTTCTCATCTACAGCATCGAAATCTACCTCATGCTGGATTACATAACCGTTGTTCCACTTCAGTGTTGTTAAAGTTCCTTCTTCGTGAGATTTATTGAAAGTAATCTCTCCTACAGTAGGCTTGTACTTTCCATTCAATAAACTTTCCAGAATATCTGATTTTTCAGTAGCTTCTACCGTGATTTTGATAAGAGCATTGGAAGGATCTGATGCTACACGTCCCGATACATCTGTAGATCTTGATACGCTGTAGTTAAGCTTTAATAACTTTTGCCCTTCACCGTTGTTGAATTTTAAAATTCCTCTTGAATTTTTTTCTGCCATGATTTGTAAATTTTAATGGTTAATATTTTTATGATTTTGTTTTTCTATATCACCAAATATAGATGTAATTACAAAACGTAAATGAAATTTATTATTAAATTTAAAAAAGTGTAGTAATTCTACGACTAACACTTGTTAGGTTTATTACATACTACAAATCAAGCGCTTGCAATTTATTTCAATTGCAAATTTTGTTATTTTACTGCTTGTTTAAGATCTTTTAAAACGGGAAAATAATTTTTATAATTTATCAGATCAAAGTAATTTTTCTATCATTAATAGAGTGTGACAGCAGTTTTTAGGACAGAAAATGAGTTTCAGTACTGAAAATACAATTATAGAAAGGCGTTAAAAATAATATTTTGAAAAAAATAAAAAAAATAAAAGCTACCAAATTACTGATGAACAAAGTATTGAAACTAAAAACAACTGACATCAGAAGGTTTCATCAAAAAAATAAAACAAAATACTTGCGTGGTATTATAAAATATTATACTTTTGCATCACTTTAAAACAACGAAGTAATAAACGAAAACATAAATGGTTTCTTAGCTCAGTTGGTAGAGCAATGGATTGAAAATCCATGTGTCCCTGGTTCGATTCCTGGAGAAACCACTTAAAACCTCTAATTCATTTTAGAGGTTTTTTTGTTGTTATATTACATGCCCCTTACCGATATGAATCAAAAGAATAACGTAAAGATTAGTATTTAGGTTAAAATTTTAAGAAAGCTTAGATAGGAATCAACTTCATTGATTCTTTCTAGGTATGTATTTCTATGCAGTTTTATTACTTGTTCAGCCAATTCAGGCACTCGGTAATCTGCATTTTACTGATAAAAATTTCGGCATTTACTTCCGGTTCTGGAGAAAGCCTAAGTTCTACTTTTTGACTGGAATGCTTGATAATTTCAGAAACAGCTTCTTTATTAATGATAAACTTACGGTTTATTTTAAAGAAAATCTCAGGATTCAGCTTCTGAATAATATCTTTAATGGTATCATCAAAAATATAGGTCTGATGATCTTTTGTGGTAAGGAAAAGGTATTTCCCGGAGGCAAAAAAATAAGCCGTGTTATGCTCGTCTATTGATTTGAGTTTATTTCCTTCTCTTACCATAAAACGTTTCATCACCTCATCTTCTGTCTGGCGCAGTGAGGAAATTGATTTGAGCACCGGTTCGGGATCAAAATTGTTTCTTATGGAAATAAATTTCTGTAAAGCTTTATGCAAATCCTCTTGTTCGAAAGGTTTCAGAAGGTAATCAATGGTAAAATGCCTGAAGACTCTCATGGCATATTCATCAAATGCGGTAATGAAAATAATAGGGGTAAAAAGCTCTACCTGCTCGAAAATTTCAAGGCTCATCCCATCACCAAGATGAATATCCATAAAGATAAGATCTGCCGAATCTTTCTCAAAAAAATCAATTGCCTGCTTTTTGGAACGAAGAATAACAGTCTCTGTAACAGGGACAATGCTCTGTGTATCCAAAAGATTTTTCAGATAATTCACAGCCAGCAGCTCATCTTCTATAATGGCAATTTTCATAACGGTGCAAAAGTACAAAAAAACCGCTAGAACGATTAAGTTCAAGCGGTTTCATCTGTATTGAATTTGATATGAAGTTCTATAGATTAGGGTTATTCTTCTTCGCACTCATGGGATATTCAATGGTATATCGCGGATCATTCTGCTGAAGAATATACTCTTTACCACTGATGGTGTGGCTAATTTTTTTCTGATTTGCTCTTCTTAAGTCGAACCACCTTTGTCCTTCCAAAGCAAATTCTCTGAATCTTTCATCCAGGATAAAGTTCATAAATGCTGCAGAATCCATTGAATTCACTGCATTTTGTACTGAAGTATATCCATCCGGAGTGTATCTGTTTTTTAATACTTTCAGAAGGGTTTCTTTAGCTTCATTAAGTTTATTCAACTTTAATAATGCTTCAGATTTTATAAAGTACTGCTCTGCTGTTCTGAAAGAAACTTTGAACTCTAAGCTTCCTCCTTTAATAACTTTATACTTACTTCCATTTTTCTCAAAATACATGCCAAACCTCTTGTCTGTAATATTATTGTATGAAGAAATCAATTCCGGTGCTGCAAAAGATAAATTCTTTATAGAGTTATCCCATGTATTATCCAAAGCCATGATAGATTCCGGAGAAGCATAATGGTTTGGGGGGGTATTTACCGTGTTTAAATTGCTCAAATCTCCTTTTACCACCAGTACCTGATCTGCATAGTTTAAAGCTTTATTCCAGTCTCCTTCATATAGAGCTGCTCTTGCTTCAAAAGCCAGCAATGCTATTTTTGAGAATCTGTAGTTGACTCCTATTGCCTGCTTCTGTTCTATCATCAGATCTTCTGCTTTCTTAAGGTCTGCATGAACCTGATTGTATACTTCCTGTACTGAAGAAGGTTTCAAAACCTGTTCCAGATCAATTTCAAGACTAATTGGAACTCCTCTGTCTGTAGAAGCTGTTGCACTGTTGTAGGGTTTTCCATATAGATTCACCATATCGAAATACAGGTAAGCACGAAGAGCATATGCTTCTGCTAAAATCTGATTCTTCTCCGGAGAATCCTGCATTGTTTTGCTTCCTTCATTGATGATCTGATTCAGATAGAAGTTTACGGAATAAAAGCTTAACCAGGGAAGCTCCGCAGAGTTAGAGTCATAGTTCGAATCTTTCCACATCGCAATTTCACGATAAGAAATAAAATCTACTCCATTATCATCAATACTGGTCTCATCGGTACGAAGGGCTACCAGCGACTTGTGAACGGGATATTTTGAATAGGCAGATGTAAGTACTTTCCGGTAATCTTCAGTGGTAACAGGAATGATTTTTCCTTCAGGCTGAATATCTAAAAATCTATCACATCCGATATTGATAAAGCTGATTGCTGTAAGCGCTATGATTGCTGTAATTTTTCTCATTTTTCTCAAGTTTTAAAAAGAAACATTAAATCCTACGGTCACCGACTTGGTGATAGGCTGTGCATAAATATTACCATACGTTTCCGGATCAAAATATCCTTTATATCCGTTACTGAATACAAACAGGTTACGCCCTTCAACGCTTAGTCTCAAACTACTGATTCCCATAGGATTTGTAAATTCTTTCGGAAGTGTATAGCCTAAACGGATGCTGCTGATTCTGATATAGCTGATCTCTTTTGCCCATATATCAAGCAGATTGTATGCGCTTGAGCGGTTTCCGGCAAACCATTTATTCGCCATCCATCCGTCCGGATTAGCATCCATATCAGGACTTGTAATTCCCGGAAGCGAACCCCCTGCTTCATAGATATCTCTTGTATAATTTCTTCCTCTGTCCAGCTCCATTCCGCGGTAAGAAGGTGTTCTCATTACGGTTTGCTTCAGATTGAATGTTGCCGAGATTGTAAGATCAAAATTACTTACCTTAAATGTGTTGATAATCCCTCCGGTAAACTTCGGATCTCTGTCTCCCACATAAGTAAACAGGCTTCTAAGTTCAGCGTTTGAGAGTTTCGTATCTACAAGCTGCCCTGGAAGGAAATCTGCATACACATCATACAATTTAAAGAATTCTGCTGCGGAAATCTTTTGATCCCCTTTCCAGAACAATGGATTTCCGTGTTCATCCATTCCTGCAGTTTTCAAAGCAAAAACCGCATTCACAGGCAGACCTTCTCTTGAAGGAAGGAAGGCGTTTTCACGGGGCTGCTCACTCAATACTCTACTCTTGTTGTGAGCAAAATTGATGGTAGTCGTCCATTTGAAATTATCATGATTGATGTTTCTGGTAGACAATGCCAGTTCAAAACCTTTGTTGGTCAAACTTCCCCAGTTCATCATTGTATATTCAAAACCTGTTTCAAGGGGAGTTTCTTTCATACTGATCATATCCGTTCCTTTTCTGCTATAGACATCAGCGGTAAGGCTTACACGGTTATTGAACAATCCTAAGTCTAGTCCTAAGTTGGTATTGGTTGTTTTCTCCCATCTCAGTTTATCGTTCGGAGGGCTGATAACATTGATAACTCCTTCTTTTACACCTGGAAGAATCGTTGTATCATTATATTCCCCGATAAAGAATGGCGATGTATTTCTGTCAATATTTCCCTGAAGACCATAAGAGGCTCTCAGTCTAAGGTTAGATACCGCAGAAATATTTTTCATAAAATCTTCCTTCGTTACCAGCCATGATCCTGAAACTGCCCATATCGGAAGATATTTATATTTTTTATTCACCCCAAAAAGGTTGGTTCCGTCATATCTCACACTTCCGAAGAATGTATATTTCTGATCATAAGTATAAGATGCTGTAGCAAACATAGAAGCATATGCATTCTCTATAGGAGCTGCTTCACGATACGTTTCATATCTTTTATCTGCTGCAAAACCTGAATTCGGGAAAACAATTGCCGTAGCTCTTCTGGTCTTTGGATCGTACCCAAAGGCTCTGGTAATAGTAGTATTATCTTCTGTTTTACGGATTTCAGTTCCAGCCATCAAATCAATTTCATGTTTTGAATTGATCTTCGTGCTATACGCCGCCTGCAATTTCCAGTTGTACTGGAAGAAATCATTATCCCAGTTTTGTTTCACAGCACCAGCCGGTAGAAAATAATTGTATTTACCGTCTTTGTAATAACGGGTATTTTCTTTCATTTTTCTGGTGAAGTACGTATTCTCTGCAGCAAATTTTTCTGTTTTATTGGTATCATACTGAATCCCTAACTGAGAGGTA is a genomic window containing:
- a CDS encoding type VI secretion system Vgr family protein: MNKNASNSDKISENHIPGINRVVKLDIVIEGKIIKHFKHFRLQQSARRHHNFELILAHDSLGEAQNHTLEQARQFLGKRITIVFKYKDYESESPERTFVGVITKAAFSQEKMSLGNIVLRGQSPTILMDAAPHTQSFGGDQAVNTGIIANKICKEALGSEKFDFRVDTQNKSYINYSAQYNETHYNYLARTAEAYGEQFYYDGEVLHFGKLPPSEKPIRLVYGSNATDVQVELNAVHTNPRFFGYNSSSHTKMEGSENNIRHLGEIPSKAYELNNNIFKTHSLSPAPINANMFVDVSDSQKSAAGSAAVEVFTVSGNTTVPFLYPGCLADIEMRKPDTSQTSYFTKLTITEVSHEVNARGYYTGSFEAIAEGTGFMPKPDFIHPKAEPQVATVISNTDPLNQGRIQVRFDWQKNPDTTHFIRMMSPDAGGTDVITQNRGFVAVPEVGDQVMVGFEYHHPDFPFAMGGMFHGQVALGGSINNHLKSIQTRSGNKVIFNDQEGSIFIEDPSGNTYLMDGKGNIIVNAPKNITFTAGENVQINAGKNIIASAQRNVNIMAGEDITETANDDYNLTASNIIETAEAGRKSTAKNITENMEAGSYISTKDAINVESAKEVLINSGKQVKMQ
- the tssD gene encoding type VI secretion system tube protein TssD; this translates as MAEKNSRGILKFNNGEGQKLLKLNYSVSRSTDVSGRVASDPSNALIKITVEATEKSDILESLLNGKYKPTVGEITFNKSHEEGTLTTLKWNNGYVIQHEVDFDAVDENSMYISFIISAEQIDLGNSSYFGAWPS
- a CDS encoding LytR/AlgR family response regulator transcription factor, which produces MKIAIIEDELLAVNYLKNLLDTQSIVPVTETVILRSKKQAIDFFEKDSADLIFMDIHLGDGMSLEIFEQVELFTPIIFITAFDEYAMRVFRHFTIDYLLKPFEQEDLHKALQKFISIRNNFDPEPVLKSISSLRQTEDEVMKRFMVREGNKLKSIDEHNTAYFFASGKYLFLTTKDHQTYIFDDTIKDIIQKLNPEIFFKINRKFIINKEAVSEIIKHSSQKVELRLSPEPEVNAEIFISKMQITECLNWLNK
- a CDS encoding RagB/SusD family nutrient uptake outer membrane protein, whose product is MRKITAIIALTAISFINIGCDRFLDIQPEGKIIPVTTEDYRKVLTSAYSKYPVHKSLVALRTDETSIDDNGVDFISYREIAMWKDSNYDSNSAELPWLSFYSVNFYLNQIINEGSKTMQDSPEKNQILAEAYALRAYLYFDMVNLYGKPYNSATASTDRGVPISLEIDLEQVLKPSSVQEVYNQVHADLKKAEDLMIEQKQAIGVNYRFSKIALLAFEARAALYEGDWNKALNYADQVLVVKGDLSNLNTVNTPPNHYASPESIMALDNTWDNSIKNLSFAAPELISSYNNITDKRFGMYFEKNGSKYKVIKGGSLEFKVSFRTAEQYFIKSEALLKLNKLNEAKETLLKVLKNRYTPDGYTSVQNAVNSMDSAAFMNFILDERFREFALEGQRWFDLRRANQKKISHTISGKEYILQQNDPRYTIEYPMSAKKNNPNL
- a CDS encoding SusC/RagA family TonB-linked outer membrane protein; protein product: MKKTLILLPLLAANIAMAQQKKTITGKIEDGNTSHIIAGASIKIETQSVSTKTELEGIIESVSVGTVADKDGKFILEIPADTKSVSVSYPGYESRVIQLNEGQTNYTIRLTSEVTDKNKIQEVIITGYQKIEKRKQTSAVSTVKMDNISQAGVASVDQMLAGQIAGVAVTPETGAPGSPAKIRIRGTASLSGPQDPLWVIDGLPLEGNDVPNFTDKDNIDQLQNFSIAGLNPNDIEDITILKDAAATAIYGARAANGVISITTKKGKKGSLKLNFSADTFVTSRPDFGKLNLLNASEKVDLELMLAKRADLTYRADKGEVMRILTQNSQLDAFRNGGFDALNSLTRQQINGLRNNNTDWGKLLYRNAINKQYGLSISGGSDRADYYFSLGYYDEEGTTIGTGFKRYNLTLKNNYKLSDKLNAGISIFGTQSERESFVTDADASINPVNYSRNANPYLKPFNADGSYNYDKDMDGFEDRYIPFNFLEERENTNYSLKNNSLKAILDLEYKASKSLKFTSQLGIQYDTNKTEKFAAENTYFTRKMKENTRYYKDGKYNYFLPAGAVKQNWDNDFFQYNWKLQAAYSTKINSKHEIDLMAGTEIRKTEDNTTITRAFGYDPKTRRATAIVFPNSGFAADKRYETYREAAPIENAYASMFATASYTYDQKYTFFGSVRYDGTNLFGVNKKYKYLPIWAVSGSWLVTKEDFMKNISAVSNLRLRASYGLQGNIDRNTSPFFIGEYNDTTILPGVKEGVINVISPPNDKLRWEKTTNTNLGLDLGLFNNRVSLTADVYSRKGTDMISMKETPLETGFEYTMMNWGSLTNKGFELALSTRNINHDNFKWTTTINFAHNKSRVLSEQPRENAFLPSREGLPVNAVFALKTAGMDEHGNPLFWKGDQKISAAEFFKLYDVYADFLPGQLVDTKLSNAELRSLFTYVGDRDPKFTGGIINTFKVSNFDLTISATFNLKQTVMRTPSYRGMELDRGRNYTRDIYEAGGSLPGITSPDMDANPDGWMANKWFAGNRSSAYNLLDIWAKEISYIRISSIRLGYTLPKEFTNPMGISSLRLSVEGRNLFVFSNGYKGYFDPETYGNIYAQPITKSVTVGFNVSF